In the genome of Acetobacter oryzifermentans, one region contains:
- a CDS encoding TonB-dependent siderophore receptor has protein sequence MHDRFHTFCAAGTFSALLLTTSALAATPDPTKPHAGSKQAAIKTAAPKKQATAAPIAGILDGSNGETVNVHGHHAADGTAAKYMNKIVYLGPLGNRDTLDTPYSVMGVPHDVVVNQQIRNLNDMAQYLPSVQLEVRGDPNTSRPQSRGFEADVISNSRLDGLNVVATTPYAAEWVDNLQVLNGLAGAMYGPENPAGVFEYTLKRPTDRRTERLSVGVDSIGTPTVNGDISGRLGRNGWFGYRLNMLHANGTAYTQGSMVRREMVSGDFDIHLDDKTVIEIDASHYTFDQRGTAPGFGILATGVGGDKLPEAPDLSKRLAPEWSGYNMETNTFLAKIKHQINKDWSFTLGGLYQDAARQSFGVADTLCDGSKTCGGLTGSNGWFSSKATATTTANDFRVGSNMAYFNGRVHTGPLQHDLVIGTNGYMMGNYNPTGAVTSAQNLGVYNLSGPSPSSGTQPYYHGRYKSSSVTSQSFIVGDTMRINKHWSVMGTLAWSWINQESALNSKSPLRKTFDTSAAFSPTASVMYKPTDNQTIYFTYGRSVEAGPVTPNSASYTNTNMALPIAHSEEYEVGYKLRYKTMQFNVAGFRMTSPYAMYVAAKNPDAGCAAMTNCQTYQYGGTQRNYGVEAQISGEVLPNLSVLAGMTWLDAELVHAASSSLNNKEIVGAAPLQANMLLDYRLPASMGSFASGWAFNANVHYMGNRAANVTNTLHTGSYTTLDLGTRYAFHVAQFPWVVRFGVSNATNERYWASVYTGAPSGTSGAASSLYAGLPRVYHFTFSAEF, from the coding sequence ATGCACGATCGTTTTCATACTTTTTGCGCTGCTGGAACGTTTAGCGCCCTTTTGTTGACAACCTCGGCACTGGCTGCAACGCCTGATCCTACAAAGCCGCATGCAGGCAGCAAACAAGCTGCTATAAAAACAGCAGCACCAAAAAAACAAGCCACCGCCGCCCCTATTGCAGGGATACTGGATGGCTCCAATGGTGAGACTGTGAATGTTCATGGCCATCATGCCGCAGATGGCACAGCAGCCAAATATATGAACAAGATTGTTTATCTTGGCCCATTAGGTAACCGAGATACTTTGGATACGCCTTATTCTGTCATGGGTGTTCCGCACGATGTTGTGGTGAACCAACAGATCCGCAACCTCAATGACATGGCGCAATATCTCCCTTCCGTGCAGTTGGAAGTTCGTGGTGATCCCAACACGTCTCGCCCACAATCTCGTGGGTTTGAGGCCGATGTCATCTCCAACTCTCGTCTTGATGGGCTAAACGTTGTTGCCACCACACCTTATGCGGCAGAATGGGTAGACAACCTGCAAGTTCTGAACGGCTTGGCAGGCGCAATGTATGGGCCAGAAAACCCAGCCGGTGTTTTTGAATATACCCTCAAACGCCCAACAGATCGGCGTACAGAACGCCTTTCTGTTGGTGTAGATTCCATCGGCACACCAACAGTTAATGGTGATATTTCTGGTCGTTTGGGGCGGAATGGCTGGTTTGGTTACCGCCTGAACATGCTGCATGCCAACGGCACCGCTTATACGCAAGGCAGCATGGTTCGCCGCGAAATGGTCAGCGGTGATTTTGATATCCACCTTGATGACAAGACGGTTATCGAAATTGATGCCAGCCACTACACTTTTGACCAGCGCGGTACTGCACCCGGTTTTGGTATTCTAGCAACCGGAGTGGGCGGAGATAAACTGCCCGAAGCACCGGATCTGAGCAAACGGCTGGCTCCTGAATGGAGCGGCTACAATATGGAAACCAATACGTTTCTTGCCAAAATTAAGCACCAGATCAACAAAGATTGGAGCTTCACACTGGGTGGTTTGTATCAGGATGCCGCCAGACAATCCTTTGGTGTGGCTGATACATTGTGTGATGGCAGCAAAACCTGCGGTGGCCTAACTGGTAGCAATGGCTGGTTCAGTTCCAAAGCAACTGCCACAACCACGGCGAATGATTTCCGTGTTGGCAGTAACATGGCCTATTTTAACGGCCGTGTTCACACCGGGCCCTTGCAGCATGATCTGGTGATTGGCACCAACGGTTACATGATGGGGAATTATAACCCCACAGGTGCAGTTACAAGCGCACAGAACTTAGGGGTATATAATCTCTCCGGCCCCTCCCCTTCCAGCGGCACACAGCCTTATTATCATGGGCGTTATAAATCCAGCAGTGTCACTAGCCAGTCTTTTATTGTGGGTGACACCATGCGCATCAACAAACATTGGTCTGTTATGGGCACACTTGCCTGGAGCTGGATCAATCAGGAAAGTGCGCTTAACTCCAAAAGCCCTCTCAGAAAAACTTTTGATACATCAGCAGCTTTTAGCCCCACAGCCAGCGTGATGTACAAACCAACAGATAACCAGACCATCTATTTTACTTATGGTCGTTCTGTTGAAGCAGGGCCTGTTACCCCTAATAGTGCAAGCTACACCAACACAAACATGGCGCTGCCCATTGCCCATTCTGAAGAATATGAAGTGGGCTACAAACTGCGTTACAAAACAATGCAGTTTAACGTTGCCGGTTTCCGTATGACATCACCATACGCAATGTATGTGGCCGCAAAAAACCCGGATGCAGGTTGCGCAGCCATGACAAATTGCCAGACCTATCAATACGGCGGCACACAGCGCAACTATGGTGTGGAAGCCCAGATTTCTGGCGAAGTGCTGCCTAACCTTTCTGTCCTTGCTGGCATGACTTGGCTAGATGCAGAACTAGTGCATGCAGCATCTTCCTCACTTAATAATAAGGAAATTGTTGGCGCAGCACCTTTGCAGGCTAACATGTTGCTGGATTATCGCTTGCCGGCTTCCATGGGGTCATTTGCATCTGGCTGGGCCTTCAATGCCAATGTGCATTACATGGGCAATCGCGCAGCTAACGTTACCAACACACTCCATACCGGATCCTACACCACGTTGGATCTGGGTACGCGCTATGCATTTCATGTGGCACAATTTCCATGGGTTGTACGTTTTGGGGTGAGCAACGCTACTAATGAACGCTACTGGGCCTCGGTTTATACCGGCGCACCAAGTGGCACATCTGGCGCAGCATCCAGCTTGTATGCTGGCCTGCCGCGTGTTTATCACTTCACTTTCTCTGCGGAGTTCTGA
- a CDS encoding autotransporter strand-loop-strand O-heptosyltransferase, producing MTDQTTATSTQANQSKTIQGAPYPTAAALPTQQAPKNIRFDFNEGCRVHLPLLGETEGTWRIELADLDTGNILFAQTGLSQALVRSSKRWYVRFGITVWQDVTAEDGKVTSTQVFSHAYDSKNKQVLIIFPVGTLGDTLAWVPYAARFAETRQAQVTCAMSELLIPLFQNAYPHINFVTHDDVRTKKLTEQAYATYYLGLFFDDATCDWQPSDFRLVGLHKTAAYILGVSPKEEPAKISFPDEGRPIEEPYVCIAAQASSQCKYWNNPTGWDEVIKWLKAQGYRVICIDQKTVHGTGIVWNHIPYEAEDQTGSRPLTERARWLKHAEFFIGLGSGLSWLAWSTGTPVVMIAGFSHPTTEFETPFRIINWHTCNSCWNDPKERFDHHDFLWCPRHANTPRQFECTRLITSKQVIETIKPIVHKK from the coding sequence ATGACTGATCAGACAACGGCAACCAGCACTCAAGCTAATCAGTCCAAGACAATACAAGGGGCCCCATATCCCACAGCTGCCGCGCTTCCCACACAGCAAGCGCCAAAGAATATTCGGTTTGATTTTAACGAAGGGTGCCGCGTTCACCTCCCTTTGTTGGGAGAAACGGAAGGGACTTGGCGTATTGAACTCGCAGATCTGGATACCGGGAATATTTTGTTTGCACAGACGGGCTTGAGCCAAGCGCTCGTTCGTTCATCCAAGCGCTGGTACGTGCGGTTTGGCATCACTGTCTGGCAGGATGTTACAGCAGAAGACGGAAAAGTTACCAGCACGCAGGTTTTTTCCCACGCTTACGATTCAAAAAATAAGCAGGTTCTTATCATATTCCCTGTCGGAACATTGGGAGATACGTTGGCATGGGTACCCTATGCCGCACGTTTTGCGGAAACGCGGCAAGCGCAGGTAACATGCGCCATGTCCGAACTCCTGATTCCATTATTTCAAAATGCCTACCCACACATCAATTTTGTTACGCATGATGATGTACGAACAAAAAAACTTACAGAGCAGGCTTACGCAACTTATTATCTAGGCCTCTTTTTTGATGATGCCACTTGTGACTGGCAACCTTCCGACTTCCGTTTGGTGGGACTACATAAAACGGCAGCCTATATTCTTGGGGTTAGCCCCAAAGAAGAACCTGCAAAAATCAGCTTTCCAGATGAAGGACGCCCTATTGAGGAACCTTATGTCTGTATTGCCGCTCAAGCATCATCTCAATGCAAATACTGGAACAATCCGACGGGATGGGATGAAGTTATTAAATGGCTGAAAGCCCAAGGATACCGGGTGATCTGTATTGATCAGAAAACCGTACATGGTACTGGTATTGTCTGGAACCATATTCCGTATGAAGCAGAAGACCAAACCGGTAGCCGCCCTCTTACAGAACGTGCGCGCTGGCTGAAACATGCAGAGTTTTTTATCGGGCTTGGCTCTGGCTTATCTTGGCTGGCATGGTCTACCGGAACCCCTGTGGTCATGATTGCTGGCTTTAGCCACCCAACAACCGAATTTGAAACGCCTTTCCGTATCATCAACTGGCACACCTGTAATTCTTGCTGGAATGACCCGAAAGAGCGTTTTGATCACCATGATTTTTTATGGTGCCCACGGCATGCCAACACGCCGCGCCAGTTTGAATGCACGCGCCTTATTACGTCGAAACAAGTTATTGAAACAATAAAACCCATTGTTCATAAAAAATAA